The DNA segment CACCTGTTATGTTATCACCCTTCctactttcataatctacctttCTCTTCAACTGCACTTTCACCTCCAACCCCTTTTTCCTTTCTCCTCCACCCGCACTGGCTCTGGCTTGCACTCATTATCCACTGTCCTGTAAAGCACGCTGAAACAGCTCTCTGTATATGAGGAGAGCTATAACACTTCACTAAGTTGTAATATGAATCTTTACGGATTTTTTTTGATTCACTCAATCCTTTTGATTTGGGGGTCAGGAACATTCCTTTGTGAAGAAGCCATTTAAAAAATTAAGCTGAACTCTTGAGACTGGCATTAAGACTCTTTATCAAATGCTTTGTCTATTCATTCTCCCTTTGCAGTTTGCCTTTCTACTTTTCCTCAACTCCTGTGATTTCCATATTAGTATTTGTGTAGTCAACAAATGCTCCCGCTTTCTGATCCCGAGTACTTACTGATAAATTAAGATTCCATTCTGGCCACAAAGATTTGTTTCCTTATCAAGAATTCAGAGCAGATTACTGAGACTTCTGTGTTCTACAGTTTCTTCTGTGCTTTTAATCGAAGTGGAATATAATATTAGAATTTGCCACCTTTTGATAGTATGTCCAGAAGGTAAAATGCATAATTTATGCAAAAGTAATTGAGATTTGCAACTAAACACGCTTGATTAATGGGAGCAATTAACAGTATTGGAGATTTGAATCTTCTAATCGTTTTACTAGAGTTGACTATTTTATTTAGATCCTTATTCAGCCAGTGTGGCTGAGGCCTTTCCTCATCCTTGGGCTCAGcaagttatcatcataggcagtccctcggaatcgaggaagacttgtttccactctaaaaatgagtccttaggtggttggtccaatacgagaaccacagtccttatcataggtgggacagatagtcgttgagggaaaggatgggtgggacaggtttgccgcatgctccttctgctgcctgtgcttggtttctgcatgctcttggtgatgagactcgaggtgctcagcgccctcccggatgcacttcctccacttagggcagtctttggccagggactcccaggtgtcagtggggatgttgcactttatcagggaggctttgagggtgtccttggctgCCTCAGCAAGTGAGCACTTAGTGATTCTCCTACCAGCACCTTTCCAGTTTTTCTTGCTGCACTTTCTCAATTAACCTCTCCCGAATTTTTTTTCTCTTCCCAGCTTTACAATTTCCATTGCTTTAGTTGCATGGTTAGTTTGCGTTCAACTGTAATATCACTTTAAATATTGACGTTGTGGTGATTCATGCCTGAATGTTATTGAGCATTTCTGACTCCCAACTAAATGTGGTATTGCATACGCCCTGGTGTACATAAAATCAAAGACAATCTTCAATTACCTACCTATTCTGTCCTTTCTTCCTTCCCCCGCCTAAACAATCGGAAGATGATGTGTATGACGCAACCTGCCAAGAGAAGGGACATTAGGCAGAATAATTGGTTTAATATGTGTAGAGTTTTTaaatactgatttaaaaaaaatatatatatatattttatttgaatttttttcccccactctttttcctggtgaatctcctcgccTAAAGGTGCAAACACCTCACCGGGGTATAGTTCCACTTGGAcagggtgaacataagaaataggagcaggagtaggccatctggccctttgagcctgctctgccatttaatatcatggctaatctgatcttggcctccactccacttccctgtccgcttcccataacccttgactgcctctcagtacctcacccaagtggccggTCTTCATGTGTTAGTCCGCAGGGTGGGCGTGGTTAGCGGCCCGCAGGGTGGGCGTGAGCAGGCTGTTTGCCCCATGGAGGGTGTGAGTTGTTGTCACTCCAGAGTCCCCACAATTCCAGTAGGATCAGTGGGAATTGATCAGGAGCAGCGACTCCGGTCAGTTCTCCCCTTCCTTCCCCAAAGGCACAGAGGCCAGTGTAGCGCCTACTGCTGCCGTGATTGGGATCAGCTAATGACCACGTCTTCATTTCTTTCATCTTTGAATCTATTTTGACCATCTCAACTGCAGTGCAGATATTGGTAACACACCACTGCTGTTCAGGGGTTGCACAGCGAGCAGtctgtataaattcaagttatttccCATTTAAATCTTGTATTGAAAAGCCTTTTGTTGTAGTTAATAATTATTCATTTGTTGAACAGATTTAAAAAGTGGTAACGTGGCCGCTGCTAACATTAACAATCTCCCTGTCTGACTCTGATACTAGTGCTGCCGGCCCCGTTCTGATAGTGGACCCTGCACGTTAGCACTCTCTGCATTTCTATAGCAATTATGATAAAAGTAGCCCGTGTATCAATATAGCAGTTCTAAAATTACTGCACCAGGTCATCTATTCATGCAAACAAAGCCTACATATCTGTTGCTATACCATGCTCAACGTGTTGCAATACATGTCTGTCTATATAAGTGTCCCTGGCTCCAGTGAAATCTAGAAAAGGAGGATTTCCAATTGTAGTCAATTGCTGGGTCAGTTACATTTTCAAGACTAAGATCGTTAGATTTTTGTTAGTTAGGGATATCcatggatatggagcaaaggcaggtaaatagagtCGAGGTACAGATCTGCTATGATTTGATTGAATAGCGGAAATAGgcttggggctgaatggcctcctcctgtttcgatGTTGCCAGTTTGTACTGTCTGTGTTGCATTCACAGTTGTCTTTAATTAAATTACACTTCACTTTAGAGTTCTGGTGTGCTTCATGATATCGTCATCAATGCCAGCCCTGCTGAGGTGCCGCTGTCTCTGTTGGTCCTGCACGGTTTGCTGTGTGAACAATACAGGGTGCTGTCGTCTGTGCACGTGCATTCCTCGGTGCAGAACGTTCCCTCCCAACTCTGGAACTGCCTGGGTGAAGGAAGCAGCTGTCGGTCACGGCAGGACTATGAACTCGGCTTCACTCTCGTCTGGAAGGATGGTGAGGAACAAATACTAGGCCATACTGAGCTTTCCTGAAAACAAACGCAATTGTTGGAGTTTGCAGTTTAGTCATTTTGCAAAAACAAATCAAGCTTATATCCTATCTTcttcgctaggttgattctggaaatgagggggttgacttatgaggaaaggttgagtaggttgggcctctactcattggaattcagaagaatgagaggtgatcttatcgaaacgtgtaagattatgagggggcttgacgaggtggatgcagagaggatgtttccactgatgggggagactagaactagagggcatgatcttagaataaggggtcgcccatttaaaacagagatgaggagaaatttcttctctgagggctgtaaatctgtggaattcgctgcctcagctgtggaagctgggacattgaataaatttaagactgagatagacagtttcttaaccaataaggagttatggggagcgggcagggaagtggacctgagtccatgatcggatcagccatgatcgtattaaatatcagagcaggctcgaggggccgaatggccgactcctgctcctatttcttatgttcacttgGACTGCCAGAAGTTTTAAGACTCTCTGCGATAAAGACACTTGAACAAGTCTGTCCCTAAGTAATCAACTTGGAGCCCGGGTTTGCTCATCGTAATAAGATTGTGCTCAGTTATTTAAAAGGAAGTCTGAGAAAATTTATATTGAAACGGGTCATTTTTATTAAATGGCTCGGAGGACAGAATATTTACCATGGTATCTGGTATAAAAGTGGGTGCAGTGATCAATGATACTAACCAATTGCAATAATCCAAAGAGCCCTGGAGAGACTAGATAAGTGGGCAACGGATTAAGTGTAAAGTCTTAAGATTTGGCAGAAGAAGCAAGAATTTAAATTGTGCAGTGAGTTTTGCTGAAGTGTCCATTTTCGAACAGCATTTTGAGGGACATTGCCAGAGGCTTGGAAGCTGAGATTGGTGCAGGAGGGTAATCGTCCAACGGTTGAGGCAGTGTAAGAAGCCTAGATGATTGCTGCTGATTCTGTAAGCCCTGACAGTACTTGACATTGATGCATCACCAATTTCTTCCAGCAGCACAGTTATTGATTTTCAACATAGAATCTATGTGATGGATATTGTAATGTGCCTTCATGACAAATTGGAGCAGCTGTTTCCTCAACGGTTAGTCATTGATCTGGGTCCCAGAGCTACCACGCACTGACCCTGTCtgctacatagaatcatagaaatttacagcacggaaggaggccatttcagcccatcatgtccgcaccggccgaccaagagctatcgagcctaatcccactttccagctcttggtctgtagccctgtaggttacggcacttcaaatgcacatccaggtactttttaaatgtggtgagggtttctgcctctaccaccctttcaggcagtaagttccagacccccaccaccctctgggtgaagatatttcccctccaatcccctctaaactttctaccaattactttaaatctatgccccctggttgttcacccctctgttaagggaaataggtctgtcctatccactctatctaggcccctcaaaattttatacacctcaataaggtctctcctcagcctcctctgttccaaagaaaacaaccccagcctatccaatcttgccccatagctaaaattctcctgtccaggcaacatcctcgtaaatctcctctgtaccctctctagtgctgtCACATCTTttttgtaatgtggtgactagaactgcacgcaatactttagctgtggcctaactagtgttttatacaatataaaaacagaaaatgttggaaatctcagcgagtcaggcagcatctgtggagagagaaacagagttaacgttttgggtcgtgtcgaaatctcgacctccgaaaagaatgactccgacacttacagctccggcagaagtttctttaattcgcttgctagcaaggggtaggtcacactcagtcaagggctaagtgaacacctccgaaatggttcagtttaacaagatatttatacagtaaaacccaagttatggcctctccctgtgtattgctctgtctcacagtcagtgaatacagataaagagtgaattactatatcctggtcctgacatggtatccagatatttccttttgtcagggttatcagttggccagccggccattactccatgagtcataggtaatgggctatcacctgtcttgtattgtgtcaggatagttcaatttcccggtcagtttatctgtttgcatcaaatggatgaggtctctgcaaaagataatggctagaagataagggtggggtgacatggaactcctgtagtgtagacaataggaaagcaccatgggggggtacttgtctcagcatgacttgtctcctagctgtctgatggccatcagccatctcaaaccaggtttagctgtttatgcaagctgactgctaaaatgcagaaagttctggaagggccaggactccattttgatatatatatattgcaaagggcacacacataccgtatggtatcagcttagataaaaatacatttccacagtcgaTGACCATTAGAAgtagtgttttagtgatgttgtgttttatactgttcaagcataacctccctgctcttgtattctatgtctcggctaataaaggcaagtattccgtatgctttcttaaccaccttatctacctggcctgctgccctcggggatctgtggacatgcactccaagttccctttgttcctctacacctttcagtgtcctaccatttaatgtgtattccctcgccttgttagccctccccgaaTGTATGCAGGGAGCTCGCTGTGAGTTCAGCCATTAGGTAAGTAGAAATTTTGAATGGTGCAAGGTTTGCCCATGTGTTTTCGATGGATCTGTTGTGTGTGTGActgcttttgtattttttttgtttcATCAGTGCCCAAACCTCAGATGAAGTTCAGCATCCAAAGTATGTGCTCCGTGGAAGGCGAGGGGAACGTCGCCCGCTTCCTCTTCGCGTTACTCGGCCGCGAATACGACGCGGTGGCCTCGACGCAGATCGACAGCTGGGTGGACGTTGCCATTTTCCAACTGAAGAAAGGCAGTAACAAGGAGAAGGCAGCCGTACTGCGCTCTCTGAACTCTGTCCTTGGCCAGAGACCCTGGGTGGTGGGTGGTGATCTGACGTTGGCAGACATTGTGCTGTATTGTGCCTTGCAGCAGACAGAGAGTGCTAGTATTCCAGCTAATGTCCAGAGATGGGCGAAATCCTGTGAGAATCTATGCTGCTTTAATCTAGCACTAAAGCTGCTGAAGTAAATGTTAGTTAGGGTGAAATTGTACTTTTAGCCCTTTCTTGCTGACACCACTGCATTTAAATCTGCTCTTAATGTTTGCATATCTGAGGAAGTACCTATTTAAACCATTTAATAAATATCTTTTTAAAAGCATTCTTTGACTGagaagtcttttttttaaattgtgcatTTTAGTTCATCTGAATTTAAATATCAGTTCTTTCTGCCTCTGCAATACCAGCCAGACTGTGATAGATTGACACAAGCAGCAACAGAAGATAGGCCAGTATCTGTATTGATTTCATGTGTAGGTGCAGTGGTCCGAAACCCTGAGTAAGTGGGCTCTGGCACTTTGCTAATAAACAATCGACAAGTGGAAATTGTCGGGGGAAAATAGCTATTGCGGTTATTCATAAAAGTATATAAAAAAAATCAACCCCTTTcccatgttcctgatgttggggaagtccagaaccaggggtcacagtctaaggataaggggtaagtcatataggactgagataaggagcaaccttttcacccagagagtggtgaacctgtggaattctctaccacagaaagttgttgagtccagtttgttggatatattcaaaagggagttagatgtggcccttaaggctaaagggatccaggggtatggagagaaagcaggaatgaggtactgaagttgaatgatcagccatgatcatattgaatggtggtgcaggctcgaagggctgaatggcctactcctgcacctattttctatgtttataatcCTACTCTTTCACAAACATACAATCTCCAGAGCTCCTTTCGCTCTTTGCCCAAAATTAATTTATACCTTAATGCTCCCAGTctgacaacgcctcgattttaaaattctcatccttgttttcaaactccTCCATGacgtctcccctccctatctctgtaacctctttcagccccacaaccctcatatctgcactcctccaattccggcctcttgcacaagcccgattttaatcgctccaccattggggaTCGTGCCGTGCCTGcagctgccgaggtcctaagctctggaattacccccctaaacctctccgcctctctttggtccttgaagacactctttaaaacctacctcagcTACCCTAATAtcaccttgtgtggctcggtgtcaaattttgttcaatgctcctgtgaagtgccttaggatgttttcaaCATTAAAGGCGTTCTAAAAATGCAAGTTATTAAATGCAACTTGGTTCAGATCAAACTGATTAATACAATTTTACAAAGTACCAGGATTAAAATGTAATAAACATGCACATTGGGAGAATTTAGTGTATCGAGTTTGTGGACAATCCCTTATGTGGGACCCACTTCAACACTGCAAATGGTTCTTGGAGTATTGACTGTCTTAGAGAAGCAGAAAATCTGTTCCGACAATGTGACAAAGATAACTGACCAGCCTGTGGATTGCTGCCTGAAACAGGTTGATCACAACGGTTACCCTGTCTCTGCACAGATACTAAGGTTTCTATGAATTGCCCGGCAGTCTGGCAGTGTTTTACATCGGGTAATGTGGCATGTACTGTGGGCACCAGTTAGAAAGACACAGTTTATGTTATCCAAactcaacaacaacctgtatttacatagtgtctttaacatagtgaaacgtcccaaagtgcttcacaggagtattatgtgattaaAAATTTGACAAGTAACTTTAACACCATAGAGGAGTAAACGAACAAAGGCAGATCTGTGCAAATGGCCTTAACACCTTTATTGCACTTCTGACTTTATTATACATTCTTTGGATATGGATGTCgccggcaaggtcagcatttattgcctatctctaCTTTCCTttgaggtgatggtgagctgccttcttgaactgctacagtacaTTTGGTGAAGGTATGTATTCCTTTTGCTTTCTTACACATTTTTCAAATCATTGCATTTGACTGTGTGCAGAAAATCCATTCTTAAAAGTGGACGTGTTTATATTTCAAAGCGCATTTGAAATGCAGTCACCGATGGGGAAACATggtaagattccacaaacagcagtgagatgaatggccagttCATCTGTCTTTGGTGTTGGTCGAGGGAGGAATAATGGCCAAGACACAACCACCTGCTATTtataaagaaaaaagacttgcatttatagaacaccttttACGACCTctggacaccccaaagcgctttacaaccagtgaagtattattgaagtgttgtcactgttgtaatgtaggaaactcagcagccaacttatgcacagcaaactcccacaaacagcgatgtgataatgaccaggtatgtattggccaggacactggggataactcccctgctcttcaaagtagtgccgtgggatcttttatgtccacctgagagagcagatggcctcggtttaatgtctcatccaaatgacagcatctgacagtgcagcactccctcagtactgcactggtagtgtcagccaagatgtttgtgctctggagtgggacttaaacccacaacgaacctgccctctttttttgtgtagtgtccctttaaattttctgcGTGGCATCTTCCAGCACCAACAGCTTgcgagcggcctgcgcaggacctcccgACTGAGGCGCATCCACAGGCCCGCGCACCTTGGGGGGGGACATTGCCTAGAACCTTTTGACCAATAGAgacagctacccactgagccacaactgacatcaAAGCATCATTCAATAATTTAATATTTGATCCTTCACAGCTTACATAACCAACTCATTAAGTTAAACCAGTATATTCACATCATTATCATACGAGGTATGTAAAGTGAATTTGCGTGGAAAGGACGCGGATTGGGTAAAAGCTTCTCTGGGAAATCATGAAGATCGCTAGCTGCTGCGTTCCCCCTCCCCAGCCAGTAATTTGACCTTTTCTTTGAGGTTTTTGATGATTTCTTCCTGATCAATCACTTTCTGTTGTAGGCTCTTAATTTCTTGATCCTGGGTCACAACTTTCTGTTCTAGGTTGCCCTGCGGTGGAATTTCCTGCATGTGAAAGAAAATATCACAGCTGTTAAGGTGAGAAGAAAATGGATGAGACATCAAACAGGAGGAGAGTATTGAGCCCAGTGAGTCTGTACCAGCTCTTTGCTTCagcaatccaaaattaatcccactacAGCCCCAGAGTCTCACCTTCAATTAGTTTCTTCACCAAAGGCCAAAGTTGATCTAAGTAAATTAGATttaaccccccccaaaaaataaaaaaaggatgtgcatttctataacgcctttcatgacctcaggacatcccaaagctctacagccactgaagtacttttgaagtgtagtcactgttgtaatgtaggacatgcggcagccaatttgcacacagtaaggtgtctcaatgaaataaatgacctgataaactgtttgtgatgttggtt comes from the Pristiophorus japonicus isolate sPriJap1 chromosome 15, sPriJap1.hap1, whole genome shotgun sequence genome and includes:
- the aimp2 gene encoding aminoacyl tRNA synthase complex-interacting multifunctional protein 2 is translated as MYKVKPYHLGEQALELPSCMYTLPNLHRAAADAQNGDDYPALENLESRQTEILKRLYELKAVVDGLSKTVLTPDADLDVTEINHACFVPTIRTAASLDSVLGKSSGVLHDIVINASPAEVPLSLLVLHGLLCEQYRVLSSVHVHSSVQNVPSQLWNCLGEGSSCRSRQDYELGFTLVWKDVPKPQMKFSIQSMCSVEGEGNVARFLFALLGREYDAVASTQIDSWVDVAIFQLKKGSNKEKAAVLRSLNSVLGQRPWVVGGDLTLADIVLYCALQQTESASIPANVQRWAKSCENLCCFNLALKLLK